A stretch of Amycolatopsis balhimycina FH 1894 DNA encodes these proteins:
- a CDS encoding TetR/AcrR family transcriptional regulator, with translation MTRKAVAVRREEIVLAALEQIRARGIAGVRAADVAKALDVSTALIFYHFGTLETLVIEAFRQAAERDLANLRAELARGGPADARLRSVLALYGPAQPANGWKLWIEAGAAAMRDSQLRAVLQRLDLRWRDAVVALIAEGVGAGVFRCPDPHGAAWRLTALLDGLAVQVVAREGTVTTGDCARWVEQAMAYELGC, from the coding sequence ATGACGCGCAAGGCGGTTGCGGTGCGGCGGGAGGAGATCGTGCTCGCCGCGCTCGAACAGATCCGGGCCCGGGGTATCGCCGGGGTGCGGGCCGCCGACGTCGCCAAGGCCCTCGACGTCAGCACCGCGCTGATCTTCTACCACTTCGGGACCCTGGAAACGCTCGTCATCGAGGCGTTCCGGCAGGCCGCCGAACGGGACCTCGCGAACCTGCGCGCCGAGCTGGCGCGAGGCGGTCCGGCCGACGCCCGCCTGCGCTCGGTGCTGGCGCTGTACGGGCCGGCCCAGCCCGCAAACGGCTGGAAGCTGTGGATCGAAGCGGGCGCGGCGGCGATGCGCGACTCCCAGCTCCGCGCCGTGCTGCAGCGGCTGGACCTGCGGTGGCGGGACGCCGTCGTCGCGTTGATCGCCGAGGGGGTCGGGGCCGGGGTGTTCCGGTGCCCGGACCCGCACGGCGCGGCGTGGCGGCTGACCGCCCTGCTCGACGGGCTCGCGGTGCAGGTCGTCGCACGCGAGGGCACGGTCACCACCGGCGACTGCGCCCGGTGGGTCGAGCAGGCGATGGCGTACGAGCTCGGCTGTTGA
- a CDS encoding SDR family NAD(P)-dependent oxidoreductase has product MIAVLGVGPGLGLSIARRFGREGFTTALVSRTDARHAAYRESLPGVTTHTYTADVTDEVQLKAVLDRIAAEAGEIGTVYFGPADATAGPGITPLTEAGADTLRAPFESIVLPAVRLVEAVLPRMLARGSGSLLFAGGLSGKYPMPMLGSLAPASAALRMYVLTLHAALREKGVYAGTLTIGGLIERGDIHRVFTEQDHGFAVGTLDPDDIAEKAWSLHAARDEAEAEFNAMAAV; this is encoded by the coding sequence GTGATCGCTGTCCTGGGCGTCGGCCCCGGGCTCGGCTTGTCGATCGCCCGCCGGTTCGGCCGCGAAGGCTTCACGACGGCGCTGGTCTCGCGCACCGACGCGCGGCACGCGGCCTACCGCGAGTCTCTGCCCGGCGTCACCACGCACACGTACACCGCCGATGTGACCGACGAAGTGCAGCTCAAGGCCGTCCTCGACCGCATCGCGGCGGAAGCAGGCGAGATCGGCACGGTGTACTTCGGACCCGCCGACGCCACGGCCGGCCCGGGCATCACGCCCCTGACCGAAGCCGGCGCTGACACGCTGCGCGCGCCGTTCGAATCCATCGTCCTCCCGGCGGTGAGACTCGTCGAAGCCGTGCTGCCGCGCATGCTGGCACGCGGTTCGGGCTCGCTGCTGTTCGCGGGCGGTCTGAGCGGCAAGTACCCGATGCCGATGCTCGGCAGCCTCGCCCCGGCGTCGGCGGCGCTGCGGATGTACGTCCTGACCTTGCACGCGGCCCTGCGCGAAAAGGGCGTCTACGCCGGGACGCTGACCATCGGCGGCCTGATCGAACGCGGCGACATCCACCGCGTGTTCACCGAGCAGGACCACGGCTTCGCGGTGGGAACGCTGGATCCCGACGACATCGCCGAGAAGGCGTGGTCCCTGCACGCCGCGAGGGACGAAGCCGAAGCCGAGTTCAACGCGATGGCGGCGGTCTAG
- a CDS encoding PQQ-dependent sugar dehydrogenase: MTRRIRVGTIVAAVAALVIGTITTAGTAQAADPLLSQGKPVTASSAGGCCPAANAVDGDSATRWASAAGVDPQWIYVDLGAAVHVSRVRLQWDASCATAYEVDTSADHVTWTRIYATTAGKGGVEDLTSLDGTGRYVRMYGTKRCRTDASKGYSLQEFGVYGTTGDVVPPSQPGTPTLDEVTPTSATISWTAATDNVGVVGYDIYRDGQLCAGTTGALTATCSNLSPNVSYGFYVNARDAAGNVSQASGTLAVKTPPSDDHTPPSVPGNVHTTAVNSTSIGLAWTASTDDVAVTGYRIYNSGTQIGTSDTASTTLGGLTPNTAYHLQVRAVDGNGNLSEPSTPVLDVTTTGGSTCTPSQGVCGATQVATDDDVVWGLVTLPDGTILYNQRDAHTIVHLNPKTGAKKTIGLVPNVQSTDGEGGLTGLEINPISFGSDHWLYIMHTSPNDNRIVRIKYDAAADSLTTSTEQILLTGIARNKFHNGGRLRFSPDGKFLFAGTGDAQNGSNASNTSSPNGKVLRINPDGTIPADNPFHNAVWSYGHRNIQGLAFDSQGRLWEQEFGNSIMDETNLIQKGGNYGWPSCEGTSGSCGTAGFIAPKKTYPVGSGSCSGITIIRDALYVACQKGQRLYRAVISGSSLTNFQTFFNGTYGRLRTVEPAPDGQMWLATSVDGDKDSTPHNSHNKILRVAVG; this comes from the coding sequence ATGACCAGACGGATTCGGGTGGGGACGATCGTGGCCGCGGTGGCCGCGCTCGTCATCGGGACGATCACCACGGCGGGGACGGCGCAAGCCGCGGATCCCTTGCTGTCGCAGGGCAAACCGGTGACCGCGTCGTCGGCCGGCGGGTGCTGTCCGGCGGCGAACGCGGTCGACGGGGACTCGGCGACCCGCTGGGCCAGCGCGGCCGGCGTCGATCCGCAGTGGATCTACGTCGACCTCGGTGCGGCGGTGCACGTCAGCCGGGTCCGGCTGCAGTGGGACGCTTCGTGCGCCACGGCCTACGAGGTCGACACCTCCGCCGACCACGTCACGTGGACGCGGATCTACGCGACCACCGCCGGGAAGGGCGGCGTCGAGGACCTGACCTCCCTCGACGGCACCGGCCGCTACGTGCGGATGTACGGCACGAAACGGTGCCGCACTGACGCGTCGAAGGGCTACTCGCTGCAGGAGTTCGGCGTCTACGGCACGACCGGCGATGTCGTCCCGCCGTCGCAGCCCGGCACGCCGACGCTCGACGAGGTCACGCCGACCAGCGCGACCATCTCGTGGACCGCGGCCACCGACAACGTCGGCGTCGTGGGCTACGACATCTACCGGGACGGGCAGCTCTGCGCCGGCACGACCGGCGCTTTGACGGCGACCTGCTCGAACCTCAGCCCCAACGTCAGCTACGGCTTCTACGTCAACGCGCGTGACGCGGCCGGCAACGTGTCGCAGGCCAGCGGCACGCTGGCGGTGAAGACGCCGCCGTCCGACGACCACACGCCGCCGTCCGTGCCCGGGAACGTGCACACCACCGCGGTCAACAGCACTTCGATCGGCCTCGCGTGGACCGCGTCGACCGACGACGTGGCGGTCACCGGCTATCGGATCTACAACTCCGGCACGCAGATCGGGACGTCCGACACGGCGAGCACCACCCTCGGCGGGCTGACCCCGAACACCGCCTACCACCTGCAGGTCCGGGCCGTCGACGGGAACGGCAACCTCAGCGAACCGAGCACGCCGGTCCTGGACGTCACGACGACCGGCGGTTCGACCTGCACGCCGTCGCAGGGAGTCTGCGGCGCCACCCAGGTCGCGACGGACGACGACGTCGTGTGGGGCCTGGTGACCCTGCCGGACGGCACGATCCTCTACAACCAGCGCGACGCGCACACGATCGTCCACTTGAACCCGAAGACCGGGGCGAAGAAGACCATCGGCCTCGTGCCGAACGTGCAGAGCACCGACGGTGAGGGCGGCCTGACGGGCCTGGAGATCAATCCGATCTCGTTCGGCTCGGACCACTGGCTCTACATCATGCACACCTCGCCGAACGACAACCGGATCGTGCGCATCAAATACGACGCGGCGGCCGACTCGCTGACCACGAGCACCGAGCAGATCCTGCTCACCGGCATCGCGCGCAACAAGTTCCACAACGGCGGGCGGCTGCGCTTCAGCCCGGACGGCAAGTTCCTCTTCGCGGGCACGGGTGACGCGCAGAACGGGTCGAACGCCTCGAACACCAGCAGCCCCAACGGAAAGGTGCTGCGGATCAACCCGGACGGGACGATCCCGGCGGACAACCCGTTCCACAACGCGGTGTGGAGCTACGGGCACCGGAACATCCAGGGCCTGGCGTTCGACTCGCAGGGCAGGCTGTGGGAGCAGGAGTTCGGCAACAGCATCATGGACGAGACGAACCTGATCCAGAAGGGCGGCAACTACGGCTGGCCTTCGTGTGAAGGGACGTCGGGTTCGTGCGGCACCGCCGGCTTCATCGCGCCGAAGAAGACGTACCCGGTGGGTTCGGGTTCGTGCAGCGGCATCACGATCATCCGTGACGCGCTGTACGTCGCGTGCCAGAAGGGGCAGCGGCTCTATCGCGCGGTGATCAGCGGCAGTTCGCTGACGAACTTCCAGACGTTCTTCAACGGCACGTACGGCAGGCTCCGCACGGTCGAGCCCGCCCCCGACGGCCAGATGTGGCTGGCCACCAGCGTGGACGGCGACAAGGACAGCACGCCGCACAACAGCCACAACAAGATCCTGCGGGTGGCGGTGGGATAG
- a CDS encoding LLM class flavin-dependent oxidoreductase, with protein sequence MKLGIYSFGDRAPDPGTGEQLTVARTLANTLERIKLADELGLGFYGLGEHHLDQYAISSPGTVLAAAASVTRQITLSSAVTVLSTEDPVRVYQQFTTLDQLSHGRAELLAGRGSFTESFPLFGNDLGDYDELFEEKLALLLRIDREDPLTWSGRFRPPLENARILPRPYGGRLRISVGTGGNPESSIRAGLLGLPVVYAVIGGRPERFAPLVDLYRHAGEAGEQDPADLRVTMSAIGFIAEKSQDAKETFYPYWLETMKYGARARGWAVPTRAEYDSYTDGAQALFVGSPQEIAERLIEVGKLTGADRYAMQMDWSGVPHADVMRAIELLGTEVLPLVEKEF encoded by the coding sequence ATGAAACTCGGCATCTACAGCTTCGGCGACCGCGCGCCCGACCCGGGCACCGGCGAGCAGCTCACCGTCGCGCGGACGCTGGCCAACACGCTCGAACGGATCAAGCTCGCCGACGAGCTGGGCCTCGGCTTCTACGGCCTCGGCGAGCACCACCTCGACCAGTACGCCATCTCCAGCCCGGGCACGGTCCTGGCCGCGGCGGCGAGCGTCACCCGGCAGATCACGCTCAGCTCCGCGGTGACCGTGCTGAGCACCGAGGACCCGGTCCGCGTGTACCAGCAGTTCACGACGCTCGACCAGCTCAGCCACGGCCGCGCCGAGCTGCTCGCCGGCCGCGGCTCGTTCACCGAGTCGTTCCCGCTGTTCGGCAACGACCTCGGCGACTACGACGAGCTCTTCGAGGAGAAGCTGGCACTGCTGCTGCGCATCGACCGCGAAGACCCGCTGACCTGGTCCGGCAGGTTCCGCCCGCCACTGGAGAACGCGCGGATCCTGCCCCGGCCGTACGGCGGGCGCCTGCGCATCTCGGTCGGCACCGGCGGCAACCCCGAGTCGTCGATCCGCGCCGGGCTGCTCGGGCTGCCGGTGGTGTACGCGGTGATCGGCGGCCGTCCCGAGCGCTTCGCCCCGCTGGTCGACCTCTACCGCCACGCCGGCGAGGCGGGCGAACAGGACCCCGCGGACCTGCGCGTCACCATGAGCGCGATCGGCTTCATCGCCGAGAAGTCGCAGGACGCCAAGGAGACGTTCTACCCGTACTGGCTCGAGACGATGAAGTACGGTGCCCGCGCCCGCGGCTGGGCGGTCCCGACCCGCGCCGAGTACGACTCCTACACCGACGGCGCCCAGGCGTTGTTCGTCGGGAGCCCCCAGGAGATCGCCGAGCGGCTGATCGAGGTCGGCAAGCTCACCGGCGCGGACCGCTACGCGATGCAGATGGACTGGTCCGGCGTGCCGCACGCGGACGTCATGCGAGCCATCGAACTCCTGGGCACCGAGGTGCTTCCGCTGGTGGAGAAGGAGTTCTAG
- the kstD gene encoding 3-oxosteroid 1-dehydrogenase, whose amino-acid sequence MDADLTRRQLLRGSAAGVGLAVTSGLTAPAANAAPPVGEYDVVVVGSGAAGMTAALTAAKRGLSVVVLEKAPTFGGSAARSGAGIWIPNNPVLLAAGVPDTPAKAAQYLAAVVGPDVPAARQEAFLRNGPDMISFVLANSPLRFRFMEGYSDYYPELPGGLPNGRSIEPDQFDGKLLGAELANLNPPYLATPAGLVVFSTDYKWLNLALVNAKGAAVAAECLARGTAAALAGQKPLTMGQSLAAGLRVGLQRANVPVLLNTPLVDLNVENGAVTGVVTPQGLVRARRGVIVGSGGFEHNAAMRAQYQRQPIGTDWTVGAKENTGDGHRAGQRAGAALDLMDDAWWGPAIPTPGDPYFCLAERTLPGGLIVNQAGQRFVNEAAPYSDVVHTMYDKNPSAPDIPAWLIVDQNYRNRYLFRDIAPLLPFPDAWYSAGAVFKASTIQGLGAQIGVPTAALKSTVDRFNGFARSGVDTEYHRGASAYDHYYTDPSVSPNSCLAPLRAAPYYALRLVPGDLGTKGGMRTDARARVLRPDGSVISGLYAAGNASAAVMGHSYAGAGSTIGPAMTFGYIAANDV is encoded by the coding sequence ATGGATGCCGACCTGACCCGCCGCCAGCTTCTCCGCGGCAGCGCCGCGGGCGTAGGCCTCGCCGTGACGTCCGGGCTCACGGCCCCGGCGGCGAACGCCGCCCCGCCGGTCGGGGAGTACGACGTCGTCGTGGTCGGCTCGGGTGCGGCGGGCATGACCGCGGCGCTGACGGCGGCCAAGCGCGGGCTGAGCGTCGTCGTGCTCGAGAAGGCGCCGACGTTCGGTGGCTCGGCGGCCCGCTCCGGCGCCGGGATCTGGATCCCGAACAACCCCGTCCTGCTCGCCGCCGGTGTGCCGGACACGCCCGCGAAGGCCGCGCAGTACCTCGCCGCCGTCGTCGGCCCGGACGTGCCGGCCGCGCGGCAGGAGGCGTTCCTGCGCAACGGCCCCGACATGATCTCGTTCGTCCTGGCGAACAGCCCGCTGCGGTTCCGCTTCATGGAGGGCTACAGCGACTACTACCCGGAGCTGCCGGGCGGCCTGCCGAACGGCCGGTCGATCGAGCCGGACCAGTTCGACGGCAAGCTGCTCGGCGCCGAACTGGCGAACCTGAACCCGCCCTACCTCGCGACGCCGGCCGGGCTGGTCGTCTTCAGCACCGACTACAAGTGGCTGAACCTCGCCTTGGTGAACGCGAAGGGTGCCGCGGTCGCCGCCGAGTGCCTCGCCCGTGGCACGGCCGCCGCGCTGGCCGGGCAGAAGCCGCTCACCATGGGGCAGTCGCTCGCCGCCGGCCTGCGCGTCGGCCTCCAGCGCGCGAACGTCCCGGTGCTGCTGAACACCCCGCTCGTCGACCTGAACGTCGAAAACGGCGCGGTCACCGGGGTCGTGACGCCGCAGGGGCTGGTGCGGGCGCGCCGGGGCGTGATCGTCGGCTCCGGCGGGTTCGAGCACAACGCCGCGATGCGCGCGCAGTACCAGCGGCAGCCGATCGGCACCGACTGGACGGTCGGCGCGAAGGAGAACACCGGCGACGGCCACCGCGCCGGGCAGCGCGCCGGCGCCGCCCTCGACCTGATGGACGACGCCTGGTGGGGCCCGGCCATCCCGACCCCCGGCGACCCGTACTTCTGCCTGGCCGAACGGACCCTGCCCGGCGGGCTGATCGTCAACCAGGCCGGGCAGCGGTTCGTCAACGAAGCCGCGCCCTACAGCGACGTCGTGCACACCATGTACGACAAGAACCCGTCGGCGCCGGACATCCCGGCGTGGCTGATCGTCGACCAGAACTACCGCAACCGGTACCTGTTCCGCGACATCGCGCCGCTGCTGCCGTTCCCGGACGCCTGGTACTCCGCCGGCGCGGTCTTCAAGGCATCGACGATCCAGGGCCTCGGCGCGCAGATCGGCGTGCCGACGGCCGCGTTGAAGTCCACAGTGGACCGATTCAACGGCTTTGCCCGGTCCGGTGTGGACACCGAGTACCACCGCGGCGCGAGCGCGTACGACCACTACTACACGGATCCGTCGGTGTCGCCGAACTCCTGCCTGGCGCCGCTGCGGGCGGCGCCGTACTACGCGTTGCGGCTCGTCCCCGGCGACCTCGGTACCAAGGGCGGCATGCGCACGGACGCCCGGGCGCGCGTGCTCCGCCCGGACGGCTCGGTGATCAGCGGTCTGTACGCGGCGGGCAACGCGAGCGCGGCGGTGATGGGACACAGCTACGCCGGCGCCGGGTCGACGATCGGCCCGGCGATGACGTTCGGCTACATCGCCGCGAACGACGTCTAG
- a CDS encoding Glu/Leu/Phe/Val dehydrogenase dimerization domain-containing protein: protein MTEQALLEVAWTDPVTGCRGYLVIDRLVRGVASGGLRMRRGCTLFEVRGLARGMTLKEGLNYDPDGRYVPLGGAKGGIDFDPYDERARDVVARYLGAMRPLIEQYWTMGEDLGLRQDVIDGVIAEIGLLSPVQAVYPLLEDREAATARLAEAFRIEVGGLGLDELVGGLGVAQATLTGLEMLGLDKNENRAVVQGFGAMGGATARFLADAGLRVVGVSDVRGVVVNPAGLDIENLLRHRDRFGGIDRDNLKPGDELLPPEAWLDVPAEVLVPAAISYCVDSDNQAKIDAKLIVEAANLPVTPDAEELLDARGIRVVPDFVANSATNSWWWWTLFGDVGADAGEAFGKVRTRMIGLVTSMFEVATLDGLSLRAAALRLSEQNLEAIQARFG, encoded by the coding sequence ATGACGGAACAGGCCTTGCTCGAAGTGGCGTGGACCGACCCGGTCACCGGGTGCCGTGGCTACCTGGTGATCGACCGGCTCGTCCGCGGCGTGGCCAGCGGGGGCCTGCGGATGCGCCGCGGCTGCACGCTCTTCGAGGTCCGCGGCCTGGCCAGGGGCATGACGCTCAAGGAGGGGCTCAACTACGACCCCGACGGCCGGTACGTGCCGCTGGGCGGCGCCAAGGGCGGCATCGACTTCGACCCGTATGACGAGCGCGCCCGCGACGTCGTCGCCCGCTACCTGGGCGCCATGCGCCCGCTGATCGAGCAGTACTGGACCATGGGCGAGGACCTGGGCCTGCGCCAGGACGTCATCGACGGCGTGATCGCGGAGATCGGCCTGCTCAGCCCGGTGCAGGCGGTCTACCCGCTGCTCGAAGACCGGGAGGCGGCGACCGCCCGGCTGGCGGAGGCGTTCCGGATCGAGGTCGGCGGCCTGGGGCTCGACGAGCTGGTCGGCGGGCTCGGCGTCGCGCAGGCCACGCTGACCGGGCTCGAAATGCTGGGTCTCGACAAGAACGAGAACCGGGCGGTGGTGCAGGGCTTCGGCGCGATGGGCGGTGCGACCGCGCGGTTCCTCGCCGACGCGGGGCTGCGCGTGGTCGGGGTCTCGGACGTGCGCGGGGTCGTCGTCAACCCCGCCGGGCTCGACATCGAAAACCTGCTGCGGCACCGCGACCGCTTCGGCGGGATCGACCGCGACAACCTCAAGCCCGGCGACGAGCTGCTCCCGCCGGAGGCGTGGCTGGACGTGCCGGCCGAGGTCCTCGTCCCGGCGGCGATCTCCTACTGCGTCGACAGCGACAACCAGGCCAAGATCGACGCGAAGCTCATCGTCGAGGCCGCGAACCTGCCGGTCACCCCGGATGCCGAAGAGCTGCTGGACGCCCGCGGCATCCGGGTGGTGCCGGACTTCGTGGCCAATTCGGCGACCAACTCGTGGTGGTGGTGGACCTTGTTCGGCGATGTCGGCGCGGACGCCGGCGAAGCGTTCGGCAAGGTCCGGACCCGCATGATCGGGCTGGTGACCAGCATGTTCGAGGTGGCGACGCTGGACGGCCTGAGCCTTCGCGCCGCGGCCCTGCGGCTGTCGGAGCAGAACCTGGAGGCCATCCAGGCCCGCTTCGGCTGA
- a CDS encoding 6-phospho-beta-glucosidase, translating to MKLAILGGGGFRVPLVHGALLTGRDVTELVLHDVDAGRLAAIERVLAEQAAGADDAPRVRTTTDLATALSDVDFVFSAIRVGGLRGRQLDEQVASAEGVLGQETAGAGGIAYGLRTVPVAVRLARTIGELAPRAWVINFTNPAGMVTEAMAAHLGGRVIGICDSPVGLCRRVALALGVDPATAWFDYAGLNHLGWLRAVRVGGEDVLPRLLADTAAVESFEEGKLFGADWLRALGALPNEYLHYYYFAREAAGSESRGALLLQQQRRFYEEPSLASWERTRLEREATYMAETREGERDDLEGGGYEKVALALMRALSGGERTTLILNVRNGSALPGLPSDAVVEVPCVVDANGARPVAAATLPDHALGLVTAVKAVERATIEAATTGSRAAALRAFALHPLVGSVPVARRLLERYLAAHPELSYLA from the coding sequence GTGAAGCTCGCGATCCTCGGCGGTGGCGGGTTCCGCGTGCCGCTCGTGCACGGGGCGCTGCTCACCGGCCGGGACGTCACCGAGCTGGTCCTGCACGACGTCGACGCCGGCCGCCTCGCCGCGATCGAACGCGTCCTCGCCGAGCAAGCCGCCGGAGCGGACGACGCGCCGCGCGTGCGGACCACCACCGACCTCGCCACCGCACTGTCCGATGTGGACTTCGTGTTCTCCGCCATCCGCGTCGGGGGCCTGCGCGGCCGGCAGCTCGACGAGCAGGTCGCGTCCGCCGAAGGCGTGCTGGGCCAGGAAACGGCCGGGGCGGGCGGGATCGCCTACGGGCTCCGGACGGTCCCGGTCGCCGTCCGCCTCGCGCGGACGATCGGCGAGCTGGCGCCGCGCGCGTGGGTCATCAACTTCACCAACCCGGCCGGGATGGTCACCGAGGCGATGGCCGCGCACCTCGGCGGCCGGGTGATCGGTATCTGCGACTCGCCGGTCGGGCTGTGCCGCCGCGTCGCACTGGCCCTCGGCGTCGACCCGGCGACGGCGTGGTTCGACTACGCGGGGCTCAACCACCTGGGCTGGCTCCGCGCGGTCCGCGTCGGCGGCGAGGACGTCCTGCCGCGGCTGCTCGCCGACACGGCCGCGGTGGAGTCGTTCGAAGAGGGCAAGCTCTTCGGCGCGGACTGGCTGCGCGCCCTCGGTGCCCTGCCGAACGAATACCTGCACTATTACTACTTCGCGCGCGAGGCCGCCGGTTCGGAATCGCGCGGTGCGTTGCTGCTGCAGCAGCAGCGCAGATTCTACGAAGAGCCTTCGCTGGCTTCGTGGGAACGCACGCGCTTGGAGCGCGAAGCGACGTACATGGCCGAGACGCGCGAAGGGGAGCGTGACGATCTCGAAGGGGGCGGCTACGAGAAGGTCGCCTTGGCGCTGATGCGTGCCCTGTCCGGCGGCGAACGCACGACGCTGATCCTCAACGTCCGCAACGGTTCCGCGCTCCCGGGCCTGCCGTCCGACGCCGTCGTCGAGGTGCCGTGCGTCGTCGACGCGAACGGTGCCCGCCCGGTCGCCGCCGCGACGCTGCCGGACCACGCGCTGGGCCTGGTGACCGCGGTCAAGGCCGTCGAGCGGGCGACGATCGAAGCGGCGACGACCGGTTCGCGGGCGGCGGCGCTGCGGGCGTTCGCGCTGCACCCGCTGGTCGGCTCGGTGCCGGTGGCGCGGCGGCTGCTCGAGCGCTACCTCGCCGCGCACCCGGAACTCTCCTACCTCGCCTAG
- a CDS encoding carbohydrate kinase family protein: MPAEPAPDVDVFLSGLLFFDLVFTGLEQPPSPGTEVWTGGMGSGPGGIANFAVALSRLGLRTSLAAAFGTDVYGRYCWDVLARQEHIDLSRSRRFPEWHSPVTVSLAYAGDRAMVTHGHPPPVPVAELAGSPPPSRATVAHIGLDTADWVHTAHQAGSLVFADVGWDPSEAWSPALLEQLACCHAFLPNDVEAMRYTRTDTPEAALSRLAELVPIAVITRGGAGVLAVDGTTGETAAVPALPVDVLDATGAGDVFGAGFVAATLTGWPLAERLRFACLTASLSVQHFGGALAAPGWHEIAEWHTRTRRPDYAFLDEVLPAETVAGIRRGPVTLGFGDDSWR; this comes from the coding sequence GTGCCGGCTGAGCCAGCCCCCGACGTCGATGTCTTCCTGTCCGGCCTGCTGTTCTTCGACCTGGTCTTCACCGGGCTCGAACAACCGCCGTCGCCGGGTACGGAGGTGTGGACGGGCGGCATGGGCTCGGGGCCGGGCGGGATCGCGAACTTCGCGGTCGCGCTGAGCCGCCTCGGCCTGCGGACGTCGCTGGCGGCCGCGTTCGGCACCGACGTCTACGGGCGGTACTGCTGGGACGTGCTGGCCCGGCAGGAGCACATCGACCTGTCGCGTTCGCGGCGGTTCCCGGAGTGGCACTCGCCGGTCACGGTCTCGCTGGCCTACGCGGGCGACCGCGCGATGGTCACCCACGGCCACCCGCCGCCCGTCCCGGTCGCGGAGCTGGCCGGCTCGCCGCCGCCGAGCCGCGCGACCGTCGCGCACATCGGCCTCGACACCGCCGACTGGGTCCACACCGCGCACCAGGCGGGCAGCCTGGTGTTCGCCGACGTCGGCTGGGACCCGTCCGAGGCCTGGTCGCCGGCGCTGCTCGAACAGCTGGCGTGCTGCCACGCGTTCCTGCCGAACGACGTCGAAGCCATGCGCTACACCCGCACGGACACGCCGGAGGCGGCGCTGTCCCGGCTCGCCGAGCTGGTCCCGATCGCGGTGATCACCCGCGGCGGCGCGGGCGTCCTGGCGGTCGACGGCACGACCGGTGAGACGGCGGCGGTCCCGGCCCTCCCGGTGGACGTGCTGGACGCGACGGGCGCGGGCGACGTGTTCGGCGCCGGGTTCGTCGCGGCGACGCTGACGGGCTGGCCGCTGGCGGAACGCCTCCGGTTCGCCTGCCTCACGGCGAGCCTGTCGGTCCAGCACTTCGGCGGCGCGCTGGCCGCACCGGGCTGGCACGAGATAGCCGAGTGGCACACCCGGACCCGCCGCCCGGACTACGCGTTCCTGGACGAGGTCCTCCCGGCGGAGACGGTGGCGGGCATCCGCCGCGGACCGGTGACCCTCGGCTTCGGCGACGACAGCTGGCGCTGA
- a CDS encoding cytochrome P450, with translation MSTRDRGGCPGEAVAGRERFRQWSRVIVTPMQHAPADVEQARRDSVEDMAALVATKRSHPTEDFLSVLVHARDEDGDRLTESELIDLATQLLLAGHETTVNLIASGVVLLCRHPEQLAALRADPALTPGAVEEIMRFDGPVDTSLLRVALEDVELSGVLVRRGEAVLAHVGAANRDENVFPDVAAFDIRRKDAPQLGFGHGVHFCLGAALARLEGEIALRALVDRLPGLDLAVPAETIAWRPPLSVRGPEEVPVTWAA, from the coding sequence ATGTCCACAAGGGACAGAGGTGGGTGTCCGGGGGAGGCCGTCGCCGGCCGCGAACGGTTCCGGCAGTGGTCGCGGGTGATCGTGACGCCGATGCAGCACGCGCCCGCCGACGTCGAGCAGGCACGGCGGGACAGCGTCGAGGACATGGCCGCGCTGGTGGCGACGAAGCGTTCGCACCCCACGGAGGACTTCTTGAGCGTCCTCGTGCACGCCCGCGACGAGGACGGCGACCGGTTGACCGAGTCCGAGCTGATCGACCTCGCCACGCAGCTGCTGCTCGCCGGCCACGAGACGACGGTCAACCTGATCGCCTCCGGCGTCGTCCTGCTGTGCCGGCACCCGGAGCAGCTGGCGGCGTTGCGCGCCGATCCCGCGCTCACGCCGGGCGCGGTCGAGGAGATCATGCGTTTCGACGGCCCGGTCGACACGTCGCTGCTGCGCGTGGCGCTCGAAGACGTCGAGCTGAGCGGAGTGCTCGTCCGGCGCGGCGAGGCGGTGCTGGCGCACGTCGGGGCCGCCAACCGTGACGAGAACGTGTTCCCGGACGTGGCCGCGTTCGACATCCGCCGCAAGGACGCCCCGCAGCTCGGTTTCGGGCACGGCGTCCACTTCTGCCTCGGCGCGGCGCTGGCCCGGCTGGAGGGTGAGATCGCCCTGCGGGCGCTGGTCGACCGGCTGCCCGGCCTGGACCTGGCCGTTCCGGCGGAAACCATCGCCTGGCGGCCGCCGCTGTCGGTGCGGGGGCCCGAAGAGGTTCCGGTGACCTGGGCGGCCTGA